In Ktedonobacteraceae bacterium, a genomic segment contains:
- a CDS encoding glucose-1-phosphate adenylyltransferase, whose protein sequence is MSKVLAIILAGGQGERLSLLSQKRAKPAVPFAGKYRIIDFALSNCVNSEITDVGVLTQYRPHSLHDHIGIGKPWDLDRQKGGIHLLQPYVGRKESDWYSGTADAVYQNLSFILESRCDYVLILAGDHIYRMDYRPMIAFHQQHRADVTLGAVVVPLEEGHRFGILETDAEGRVASFEEKPRSPRGTLGSMGIYVFDRDTLIRVLIEDARAGESGIPTRHDFGRNIIPTMVEHKERVFAYPFTGYWQDVGTIHSYWEAHMKLLDDPPSFDLYDPSWVIHTRSEERPPAHVYGGAQIIGSLISHGCIIKGHVEGSVLSPGVIVEEGAVVRNSILLFDTVVGAGSMVDHTITDKEVIIGKQCQIGTGDDMTPNKLEPDLLNSGITLIGKRTRLPDHLKVGRNCKIGTDLRPEDFVSDTVPSGETIEDRRFAHGWEREMARRVSATA, encoded by the coding sequence ATGAGTAAGGTGCTGGCGATTATCCTGGCCGGGGGTCAGGGTGAGCGATTGAGTTTGCTCTCACAAAAGCGTGCCAAGCCCGCGGTTCCTTTTGCCGGTAAGTATCGCATCATTGATTTTGCCCTGAGTAACTGTGTTAACTCCGAGATTACAGATGTGGGTGTGTTGACACAGTATCGCCCGCACTCGCTGCACGATCACATCGGCATCGGCAAACCATGGGACCTGGATCGCCAGAAAGGTGGGATTCACCTGCTCCAGCCGTATGTGGGCCGGAAGGAATCAGATTGGTACTCAGGCACCGCCGACGCTGTCTACCAGAACCTGAGTTTTATTCTGGAATCGCGCTGCGACTATGTGCTTATCCTGGCCGGCGACCATATCTATCGTATGGACTACAGGCCAATGATCGCGTTTCACCAGCAGCACCGGGCTGATGTTACACTGGGGGCGGTGGTTGTGCCACTGGAGGAGGGCCATCGCTTCGGCATTCTGGAAACAGATGCCGAGGGGCGAGTCGCTTCCTTCGAGGAAAAACCGCGCTCGCCGCGAGGCACCCTTGGCTCGATGGGAATTTATGTATTTGATCGCGATACGCTGATTCGTGTGCTGATTGAGGATGCGCGCGCTGGCGAGAGCGGCATTCCTACCAGGCATGATTTTGGTCGCAACATTATTCCTACGATGGTGGAACACAAGGAGCGTGTCTTTGCCTATCCTTTCACTGGATACTGGCAGGATGTGGGGACGATCCATTCCTATTGGGAGGCGCATATGAAACTGCTCGATGATCCACCATCCTTCGACCTCTATGATCCCTCTTGGGTCATACATACGCGCAGTGAAGAGCGGCCTCCTGCCCACGTATACGGCGGGGCGCAGATCATTGGAAGCCTGATTTCGCATGGCTGCATTATTAAGGGGCATGTCGAGGGCAGCGTGCTTTCGCCGGGCGTGATTGTTGAGGAGGGCGCGGTTGTAAGAAACTCTATCTTGCTTTTTGATACGGTGGTGGGCGCAGGCAGCATGGTTGATCATACGATCACGGATAAAGAGGTCATCATAGGCAAGCAGTGTCAGATTGGCACCGGTGATGATATGACGCCAAACAAGCTGGAACCGGACCTGTTAAACAGCGGTATCACGCTCATCGGCAAGCGGACGCGCCTGCCGGATCATCTGAAAGTGGGACGTAATTGCAAGATCGGAACCGACCTGCGGCCAGAAGATTTTGTTTCCGATACTGTGCCCAGCGGCGAGACAATCGAAGATCGCCGCTTCGCGCACGGTTGGGAGCGGGAGATGGCACGCCGGGTATCGGCTACAGCATGA
- a CDS encoding adenylate/guanylate cyclase domain-containing protein, translating to MQNLPTGTVTLLFTDIEGSTRLLTQLGNRYASVLAECRQVLRAVFEYWNGNIVDTQGDAFFVVFARATDAISAAVAAQRALACHAFPDGVVVQVRMGLHTGEPERVT from the coding sequence ATGCAGAATTTGCCAACCGGTACGGTAACGCTGCTGTTCACTGATATTGAGGGGTCCACACGCCTGCTCACACAGCTCGGGAATCGCTATGCCAGCGTGTTAGCTGAGTGTCGCCAGGTCCTGCGCGCAGTGTTTGAATACTGGAACGGGAATATCGTGGACACCCAGGGAGATGCCTTCTTCGTGGTCTTTGCGCGCGCCACCGATGCCATCTCAGCGGCCGTGGCAGCTCAACGCGCCCTGGCCTGCCACGCCTTTCCTGATGGTGTGGTGGTACAGGTTCGCATGGGTCTGCATACAGGAGAGCCAGAGCGAGTTACTTAG
- a CDS encoding AAA family ATPase: MSVGYGGQVLLSQATCSLVEQDLPEGASLRDLGEHRLKGLGRPLHLFQLVIDGLPANFPPLRTLGSFPNNLPVQPTAFLGREREVGAIGDLLRSENVRLVTLTGPGGTGKTRLALQVAADVGEMFPGGVFLVNLAPISDPALVVPTIAETLAIREGSGRTLLERLVEELREQQVLLLLDNFEQVVSAVEQVTTLPGNCKNHLFMPG; the protein is encoded by the coding sequence ATGAGCGTTGGATATGGCGGACAGGTGCTGCTCTCCCAGGCAACCTGCTCACTGGTGGAGCAAGACCTGCCGGAGGGTGCATCCTTGCGTGATCTGGGGGAGCATCGCCTCAAGGGTCTCGGGCGTCCCTTGCACCTCTTCCAATTGGTGATCGATGGTCTACCCGCCAATTTTCCACCGCTGCGCACCCTGGGGAGTTTCCCAAATAACCTGCCTGTCCAACCAACAGCGTTTCTGGGACGTGAGCGCGAGGTAGGAGCTATCGGAGATCTGCTGCGCAGCGAGAACGTGCGCCTTGTGACACTGACCGGCCCGGGTGGGACGGGGAAAACTCGCCTCGCCTTGCAGGTGGCTGCAGATGTGGGTGAGATGTTCCCCGGTGGTGTGTTCTTGGTGAACCTGGCTCCCATCAGTGATCCTGCCCTGGTCGTGCCGACTATTGCTGAGACGCTGGCTATTCGAGAAGGTAGCGGACGGACGCTCCTGGAACGCCTCGTGGAGGAACTGCGAGAGCAGCAAGTGTTGCTCCTACTGGACAATTTCGAGCAGGTGGTGAGCGCGGTAGAGCAGGTGACAACCTTACCTGGTAATTGCAAAAACCATTTATTCATGCCCGGATGA
- a CDS encoding DeoR/GlpR family DNA-binding transcription regulator — translation MLTAERRRSIMQLLQRDGKVHATELSKTLHVSEDTIRRDLRELAAAGMLQRVHGGALPRSPVTASFTERQQQPARAKTAIALAAVKLIRQDQVIIFDGGTTPLQVAEHLPRDLRATVITHSPPIALALAEYPEIEVVMIGGRLDKHQLVGSGAATVEAYRNIRADLCFLGVGGLHPDVGISIFNLEESYVKRAMIASAAEVVALAVAEKLGTAAPYIAGPLTDLTHLITERSVPDELLAPYRAQGITVIRA, via the coding sequence ATGTTGACCGCGGAACGACGACGTTCAATTATGCAGCTGTTGCAACGTGATGGGAAGGTGCATGCAACCGAATTGAGCAAAACTCTGCATGTCTCAGAAGATACTATTCGCCGCGACCTGCGCGAACTGGCCGCCGCGGGTATGCTGCAACGTGTCCATGGAGGCGCGCTGCCTCGCTCGCCTGTAACCGCCAGCTTCACCGAACGCCAGCAGCAGCCGGCCAGAGCCAAAACAGCCATTGCGCTCGCAGCCGTCAAACTCATTCGCCAGGATCAGGTGATTATCTTCGATGGTGGCACGACCCCTCTACAGGTGGCCGAACATCTGCCCCGCGACCTGCGCGCCACCGTTATCACCCATAGCCCGCCTATCGCCCTCGCTCTGGCGGAATATCCAGAGATCGAGGTCGTGATGATTGGAGGGAGGCTCGACAAGCATCAACTGGTAGGTTCCGGCGCTGCCACGGTCGAGGCCTATCGCAATATCCGGGCCGATCTCTGCTTCCTCGGAGTAGGAGGCCTGCATCCCGATGTCGGCATCAGCATCTTCAACCTGGAAGAGTCCTATGTCAAACGTGCCATGATCGCCAGCGCCGCCGAGGTAGTGGCTTTAGCGGTCGCCGAAAAATTAGGCACCGCTGCCCCCTATATTGCCGGCCCGCTCACCGATCTGACACACCTCATCACAGAGCGTTCCGTCCCCGATGAGCTGCTGGCGCCCTATCGCGCGCAAGGCATAACCGTCATCCGGGCATGA
- a CDS encoding glycogen/starch synthase, with protein sequence MVDNPHLRILIVATEAVPFAKEGGVADVIGSLPKELAELGHDVRIFLPRYGSIDPNHWNLKPTGIVRTLYMAGYNRVFSILETKLPDSPVIVYLLDNWEYFGQHRRIYLGLDQRDEQRRFLLFCRGLLEALPPLGFVPDIIHLNDWQTAPCAAYLRASYRYLLRSGATRIVYTIHNLQYQGRWDASILDEAGLDRASVFLPDGLEFWGDVNWMKAGIVYADVVTTVSHRYAAEIQTLDHGWGLDEVLFQRHPRISGIPNGLDWRAWNPATDSDIAVQYTELEAPSAKVRNRTVLRQEFGLPDDPQLPLIGIVSRLVDQKGFDLIADVAAELRNMPLQLVVLGTGHPRYERLFGELAASTANIRARIGFDAPLSHRIYAGSDFFLMPSAFEPGGLGQLIALRYGTLPIVHATGGLADTVTDLNAHPHTGNGISFTPYTSSALLDALRRALQLYTQRDLWPNLIKRAMAYDSRWSSSARAYSDLYRRVLRLPPM encoded by the coding sequence ATGGTAGACAACCCGCACTTGAGGATTCTTATAGTCGCTACCGAGGCCGTCCCATTTGCCAAGGAAGGCGGCGTGGCCGATGTGATAGGCAGCCTGCCAAAAGAATTGGCGGAACTCGGCCACGATGTACGTATTTTTTTGCCTCGCTATGGCAGCATCGATCCCAATCATTGGAATCTCAAACCCACAGGCATCGTGCGCACGCTTTACATGGCCGGATATAACCGCGTCTTCTCTATCTTGGAGACAAAACTACCGGATTCCCCTGTCATCGTCTACCTGCTCGATAATTGGGAGTATTTTGGCCAGCACCGCCGCATCTATCTCGGCCTGGATCAGCGTGACGAGCAGCGTCGCTTTCTCCTATTCTGTCGCGGCCTGCTCGAAGCGCTTCCCCCTCTCGGCTTTGTCCCCGATATCATCCACCTCAACGACTGGCAAACCGCCCCTTGCGCCGCTTACCTGCGCGCTTCTTATCGCTACCTCTTGCGTTCCGGCGCAACCCGCATTGTCTATACCATCCATAATCTGCAATATCAAGGGCGCTGGGATGCCTCCATCCTCGATGAAGCCGGTCTGGATCGCGCGAGCGTGTTCTTGCCGGATGGCCTGGAATTCTGGGGCGATGTAAACTGGATGAAAGCCGGCATAGTCTATGCCGATGTCGTGACCACCGTGTCACATCGCTATGCCGCCGAAATCCAGACGCTCGACCATGGTTGGGGACTCGACGAAGTCCTTTTTCAGCGCCATCCCCGCATCTCCGGCATCCCCAACGGCCTCGATTGGCGCGCCTGGAATCCTGCGACCGACAGCGATATTGCTGTCCAATATACTGAACTGGAAGCCCCATCTGCCAAAGTCCGCAATCGTACAGTGCTGCGGCAAGAATTCGGTCTGCCAGATGACCCACAATTGCCCTTGATAGGCATCGTCAGTCGCCTGGTAGATCAGAAAGGCTTTGATCTCATCGCTGATGTTGCTGCTGAACTAAGGAATATGCCCCTGCAGCTTGTTGTGCTTGGCACCGGCCATCCGCGTTACGAGCGCTTATTTGGCGAACTTGCGGCCAGCACCGCCAATATTCGTGCGCGTATCGGCTTCGATGCCCCCCTGTCCCACCGCATTTACGCCGGCTCCGACTTCTTCCTCATGCCGAGCGCCTTCGAACCCGGCGGTCTGGGCCAGCTCATCGCCCTGCGCTATGGCACACTACCTATTGTCCACGCAACCGGCGGTTTAGCCGACACAGTTACCGACCTCAATGCTCATCCCCACACCGGAAACGGTATAAGCTTCACACCCTATACTTCATCCGCATTGCTCGATGCCTTGCGCCGCGCCTTGCAGCTCTACACGCAACGCGACCTCTGGCCGAATCTCATCAAACGCGCAATGGCCTACGATTCACGCTGGTCATCCAGCGCCAGGGCCTATAGCGATCTCTACCGGCGCGTCCTGCGTCTCCCTCCCATGTGA
- a CDS encoding AAA family ATPase: MLKLEGSVESIVFRNEDNHYTVARFRPADSGRLFRDDLTTIVGTLPGVHVGELLSVEGEWEKDPKYGRQLRVISFTQRLPASVEGITRYLSSGLIKGIGPKKAQKIVERFGEQTLAIIEQQPERLTEVKGISGKDRDQIINAWREQSEIKELHLFLQSHDVSMNLATRIYKQYGQESIKVIRENPYQLAQDVMGIGFRTADEIAVKLGLPRDSVPRLATGLSYVLAQAANEDGHCFLPENELMRRACDILQAPYDMLPPALEQLRGQRDIFIEPPLPVATQPIATSSPIEIQPVASPPQSIVSTVGADLSRPAPIDRPSPADNDAPPIDWPELEQQQPQNRIYFGPFWHAESGSARLLQRLLHTHSNLPPVSQQYWEAVFNFLAQNRNMVLTEKQREAVQMAYNKKVSILTGGPGTGKSTSIRALLMVLRKRKVDVALAAPTGRAAKRLTEATGAVGFQAKTLHRLLEYAPHDNSYQRNEENPLPYQFVIVDEVSMVDILLFYHLLKALPPTAHLMLVGDADQLPSVGPGNVLRDLLRSEAIPTIRLTDLFRQAQRSQIVVNAHRINAGQVPSLKREPQSDFFFIPEEDPIRAQHLVLDFVQRRIPTHYHLNPMSDIQVLSPMYRGPLGVTSLNEELQAHLNPKAPVELEWGGRVLRLGDKVMQVRNNYDKGVFNGDVGWIRSIDKENSTIKVEFLEEAGPMMVEYEFHELDELLLAYAVTVHKSQGSEYPAIVLPLVNQHYMLLQRNLLYTAITRAKRLCVIVGQPRALEVAVKNNRVAQRNTALAERLMQTRNAPALWEE; this comes from the coding sequence ATGCTCAAACTCGAAGGCTCCGTCGAAAGCATCGTCTTCCGCAATGAAGACAACCATTACACCGTCGCGCGTTTCCGGCCTGCCGATAGCGGTCGCCTCTTTCGCGATGATCTTACTACTATTGTCGGCACGCTTCCCGGCGTCCATGTCGGCGAACTCCTTTCCGTCGAGGGAGAATGGGAAAAAGACCCCAAATATGGTCGCCAGTTGCGTGTCATCAGTTTCACCCAGCGCCTGCCCGCCTCCGTCGAAGGCATCACGCGCTACCTCAGTTCCGGCCTGATCAAAGGTATCGGACCGAAGAAGGCACAGAAGATCGTCGAACGTTTTGGCGAGCAAACGCTGGCCATCATCGAACAGCAGCCGGAGCGTTTGACCGAAGTCAAGGGCATTAGCGGCAAAGATCGCGACCAGATTATCAATGCCTGGCGAGAACAGAGCGAGATTAAAGAACTGCACCTCTTTCTGCAATCCCATGATGTATCGATGAACCTGGCGACGCGCATCTATAAGCAGTACGGCCAGGAATCGATTAAAGTCATTCGCGAGAATCCCTATCAACTGGCGCAAGATGTAATGGGCATCGGCTTTCGCACCGCCGACGAAATTGCCGTAAAGCTCGGCCTGCCGCGCGATAGCGTCCCTCGCCTTGCTACCGGACTCTCATACGTACTTGCCCAGGCCGCCAACGAGGACGGTCACTGCTTCTTGCCCGAAAACGAATTGATGCGCCGCGCCTGTGACATCTTGCAGGCCCCCTATGATATGTTGCCACCCGCCCTCGAGCAACTCCGCGGCCAGCGCGATATCTTCATCGAACCTCCCCTACCTGTCGCCACGCAACCTATTGCGACCTCGTCCCCCATCGAAATCCAACCAGTCGCATCCCCACCCCAATCGATTGTCTCCACCGTAGGGGCCGATTTATCGCGCCCAGCGCCGATTGATCGGCCCTCGCCCGCTGACAATGATGCGCCACCCATCGATTGGCCTGAACTCGAACAACAGCAACCACAAAACCGTATCTACTTCGGCCCATTCTGGCATGCCGAAAGTGGCTCGGCGCGGCTCCTGCAAAGGCTGCTGCATACACACAGCAACCTCCCGCCCGTCAGCCAGCAGTATTGGGAAGCCGTCTTCAACTTCCTCGCGCAAAATCGCAACATGGTGCTGACCGAAAAGCAGCGCGAGGCGGTACAGATGGCCTACAACAAGAAAGTCAGTATCCTCACCGGCGGACCCGGCACCGGGAAATCCACATCTATTCGCGCTCTGCTCATGGTCTTGCGCAAGCGTAAAGTCGATGTCGCCCTGGCAGCTCCCACCGGGCGTGCCGCCAAACGACTCACCGAGGCTACCGGCGCGGTCGGCTTCCAGGCGAAGACCCTGCACCGCCTGCTCGAATATGCCCCACATGACAATAGCTACCAGCGCAACGAGGAAAATCCGCTGCCCTACCAGTTCGTCATCGTCGATGAAGTCTCCATGGTCGATATCCTGCTCTTCTATCACCTGCTCAAGGCGCTGCCTCCCACTGCGCACCTGATGCTGGTAGGCGATGCCGATCAACTGCCCTCCGTTGGCCCGGGCAACGTACTGCGCGACCTCTTGCGCAGCGAAGCGATACCGACCATACGCTTAACGGACCTTTTTCGCCAGGCCCAGCGAAGCCAGATCGTCGTCAATGCCCACCGCATCAATGCCGGGCAGGTACCATCCTTAAAAAGAGAGCCGCAGAGCGATTTCTTCTTCATACCCGAAGAAGACCCCATCCGCGCTCAGCACCTTGTGCTTGACTTCGTGCAGCGCCGCATTCCCACTCACTATCACCTCAATCCCATGTCCGATATTCAGGTGCTTTCACCCATGTATCGCGGACCGCTTGGCGTCACCAGCCTGAATGAAGAATTGCAGGCGCACCTGAATCCCAAAGCCCCGGTCGAACTGGAATGGGGTGGCCGCGTCCTGCGTCTCGGCGACAAAGTCATGCAGGTGCGCAATAACTACGACAAGGGTGTCTTTAACGGCGACGTCGGCTGGATTCGCAGCATCGACAAGGAAAATTCAACCATCAAAGTGGAGTTCCTGGAAGAGGCCGGGCCCATGATGGTCGAATACGAATTTCACGAACTTGACGAATTGCTGCTCGCCTATGCCGTCACCGTCCACAAGAGCCAGGGCAGCGAATATCCGGCCATTGTACTCCCGCTGGTCAACCAGCACTACATGCTCCTTCAACGCAACCTGCTCTATACCGCCATCACCCGCGCTAAACGCCTCTGTGTCATCGTCGGCCAGCCGCGCGCATTAGAGGTAGCCGTCAAGAATAACCGCGTGGCCCAACGCAACACAGCCCTGGCCGAGCGTTTGATGCAGACCAGAAATGCGCCCGCGCTATGGGAGGAATAG
- a CDS encoding methyltransferase domain-containing protein, whose product MTHIPHSDSEQQKAQVQDYFSRTAEGYVASFSHRAGDDLKRLVELGEWQKGQRALDIATGGGHTALAVAPHVAQVTVTDLTPRMLEKAREFLLSQGVTNAVFQVADAEALPFEDESFDRVTCRIAPHHFPNVEQFVREVARVLKRGGIFLLIDCMAPSEAELDVFDNTVEKWRDPSHGRSCTVEEWQAFFREAGLRIEHTEFFRKAHMYDDWTTRSQMVAGEKERLARYILGSSEHIRSYFEVQEDQDGRLVSFTNDFIFLKGRKS is encoded by the coding sequence ATGACACATATCCCTCATTCAGATAGCGAGCAGCAGAAAGCACAGGTACAGGATTATTTTTCGCGCACGGCTGAGGGCTACGTTGCCAGCTTTTCGCACCGTGCTGGCGATGATTTGAAGCGGCTGGTTGAATTGGGAGAATGGCAAAAGGGCCAGCGGGCGCTGGATATTGCTACAGGAGGTGGGCATACGGCACTGGCTGTTGCGCCGCATGTGGCACAGGTGACGGTGACCGATTTGACGCCCCGTATGCTCGAAAAGGCGCGTGAGTTTTTGCTGAGTCAGGGCGTGACGAACGCGGTCTTCCAGGTGGCAGACGCTGAGGCGCTGCCATTTGAAGACGAAAGCTTTGATCGTGTGACCTGCCGCATCGCGCCGCATCACTTTCCGAATGTGGAACAATTTGTGCGGGAGGTGGCGCGCGTTTTAAAACGAGGAGGCATTTTCCTGCTGATCGACTGTATGGCACCATCCGAAGCGGAACTTGATGTGTTTGACAATACGGTCGAGAAATGGCGTGATCCCTCGCACGGGCGATCTTGCACGGTGGAGGAATGGCAGGCGTTCTTTCGAGAGGCAGGTTTACGCATCGAACATACGGAGTTTTTCCGCAAAGCCCATATGTATGATGATTGGACTACTCGTTCGCAAATGGTTGCCGGTGAGAAAGAAAGATTAGCAAGATACATCCTGGGAAGCAGCGAGCATATTCGTAGTTATTTTGAGGTACAAGAGGACCAGGATGGGCGACTGGTGAGTTTTACAAACGATTTCATCTTTCTTAAGGGGCGCAAAAGCTAA